In one window of Microplitis demolitor isolate Queensland-Clemson2020A chromosome 4, iyMicDemo2.1a, whole genome shotgun sequence DNA:
- the LOC103581027 gene encoding protein stoned-B yields the protein MHKLMHKGLKKKKKSKKGKKGAEEEEFDPEELERYRRERAEALEKAAAEGSTAAAGSDEWQKFQALTAGVDSILKKTQGDLDRIKSTSFFQRKAPVVEEKKPEVDPELEKERAKRFIGFDKDGNPIEQVADKEEGKKKELTVTEEGFVEIPDDDDEDEISEDEDIFDTTYIDVLQNTEIQLAYIPDSPTEEEAGDDPFDTTNADKVLKTVDKHGKKVVSLGNAVEVLSGRVDQASACKISRPRKVRVQNLLLDDAEVSEPVLSDAGEPGEIVSEPIQVERTLLDDDSDLPDIPIDLTNLPSILPRPVTPEVNAGEGDKLPEGPIDISEFEILKEKTILEEIPDLDDDFDLDGPVEAPAGLIEADDPFAEKEPEAIHVEAEIIEASFEVATFVNEEDPFDTTFADNLVPGKTELRFIEKELEDLPESEVTISLTDPSGFHRDYETGLLSKGSSKSLAATTDLLGGSSTDLTQLTEQPIAPAEEFTYVDPFDTSGIQEPAPGHVELKFLEKELLGDKNKSVDSLDDDDFDPRKEETVVKKPAAGPPPRPPAFHPPVSSVKVSAVNFESEEAAAVAANQIRKPSRPEILGLAPVKSVSFELPTPSQRPDLLITSDEEKSIHSKPLTPYYTQKSIDEIAHEEILPEEEGNVDVDPFDTSFVAKVTPGKTELKLIESELLQKQETKLTHSTSEHDFNPREAGKVSAGRRQSDFGGTSVRPKSLKFGEVTESLLEDGTEVKSVYEINEAAHRKKPDQPKRQESLLDAEVDVNTKALTPTIESKVSEEDEEEISYVDPFDTSIASNILPGKAELKLLESELSKIPNQVQQIKINPISADKLSRAPQPATLVTEDDDFDPRAGEVKVSQDFLSSDVQESGDKVLTPVLSEDFGDDSIDPFDTSFASIGPGKTELRLLESELKMDSKGGNPFLMDDYPSEPVSQQSNPFLQDFAAESADPAAAPTVGSDNPFFNFTAEQSYQPPQADSTNPFAFFEAPAAEVPPQEEFIPATTAADVQEANLLGTDTQINLFTDQVQPDYQPQEPATVDFSSPPNEKVKVEPSNEKPTPKRPPPPPRPGPPPAPPRNTKDLILSVTDAMDATSNHLLDRLQATRTPSPTLMHSPSPTPEHSYADFLDVDNNIPDLMPDDTQPTNDNQTENILDIFDGPSAEITAASIFSAPSMGIDTSISQPGTDISTFTTTNANLMAENPFAEVNEPGVVDVDVSYGSKAAVPEETLAEKRQSIDVTTPFTDMTTEDPTNVSVSSEIDESQSNFFSVGQSTVSDMTSAPFSSTQAGLFDAEPLFTTASTAETTQVPTSASTNIFTSDLLGGFGQPADTVDELTSSSPTPASEFPVAAYKPEELDSFAAATEPIQNNSDAFDAFASKFDKAAEPEAGVDPFMDAFGSGQTAMDTSSDVWGDSSAAGSEGAAIGFGESEGFDSFLSMTAPPQEAAARIKRNDSADSDEAPDFSVFIKPKEGTEAFNEGGPVPVLAPPPKSPMNSAFTDTSPRFNPFDKSAGFAQEAVVPSEMPQVPEMTRTDSQETPPTPLFDEDVSQPLEDFPRVTYTGDGWEMHLRQPNKKKITGQRFWKKIFVRLVYQGDAPVLQLFNKSDDKDPFQELPLLTCYSVSDIAAQQFDQYGKIFTVKLQYIFYKERPGVRPGQVTKAERLTNKLSQFAAYAIQGDYQGVKEFGSDLKKLGLPVEHAPQISQLFKLGSLNYEDLKTFSCAVEEALFRIPAQRDRALTYKMEEVQINVVDELYVEQSATGHVDKQIARVRLFFLGFLTGMPDVELGINDMWRQGKEVVGRHDIIPVVTEEWIRLESVEFHSCVQPDEYEKSRIIKFKPPDACYIELMRFRVRPPKNRELPLQLKAVMCVTGNKVELRADILVPGFASRKLGQIPCEDVMVRFPIPECWIYLFRVEKHFRYGSVKSAHRRTGKIKGIERFLGAVDTLEPQLMEVTSGQAKYEHQHRAIVWRMPRLPKEGQGAYTTHGLVCRMCLTSYDQIPEKLAEYAYVEFTMPATQVSHTTARSVSLQNSDSDNPPEKYVRNLSRHEYRVGIEHTQGEGPGAYVSATKKIPESTPETHEEPVHPAAAESDSDSSE from the exons TTTCAAGCTCTGACTGCTGGTGTCGATTCGATACTAAAGAAAACCCAGGGTGACTTAGATCGCATTAAATCGACGTCCTTTTTCCAACGCAAGGCGCCGGTCGTTGAGGAAAAAAAACCGGAAGTTGATCCGGAACTCGAAAAGGAACGGGCTAAACGTTTCATTGGTTTTGATAAGGACGGTAATCCTATTGAACAGGTCGCTGATAAAGAGGAGGGTAAAAAGAAAGAACTAACTGTCACTGAAGAGGGTTTCGTTGAAATACCAGATGATGACGACGAAGATGAAATCTCGGAGGATGAAGATATTTTTGACACAACGTACATCGATGTTCTGCAGAATACCGAGATCCAATTAGCTTACATACCAGACAGTCCGACTGAAGAAGAAGCTGGTGATGATCCATTTGATACTACAAATGCTGATAAAGTTCTAAAGACTGTTGACAAACACGGTAAAAAAGTTGTTAGTCTTGGTAACGCTGTTGAAGTACTTTCCGGTCGTGTTGATCAAGCCAGTGCTTGTAAAATATCAAGACCACGTAAAGTAAGAgtgcaaaatttattactagaCGACGCTGAGGTAAGCGAACCAGTTCTTAGTGATGCTGGGGAGCCTGGAGAGATTGTAAGTGAACCGATTCAAGTTGAAAGAACTTTGCTTGATGACGATTCAGATCTTCCAGATATACCTATCGATTTAACAAACTTACCGTCTATTTTACCGAGACCTGTAACGCCCGAAGTTAATGCGGGAGAGGGTGATAAGCTACCAGAAGGTCCTATAGATATATCAGAGTTTGAAATTCTAAAGGAGAAGACTATTCTTGAAGAGATTCCTGATTTAGATGACGATTTTGATCTTGATGGACCGGTTGAGGCACCAGCTGGTTTAATTGAGGCCGATGACCCATTTGCTGAAAAAGAACCAGAGGCAATTCATGTTGAAGCTGAAATAATCGAAGCGAGCTTTGAAGTTGCGACTTTTGTTAACGAGGAAGATCCCTTTGATACGACATTTGCTGATAATTTAGTACCTGGTAAAACAGAGTTGAGATTTATCGAAAAGGAGCTTGAAGATTTACCAGAATCAGAGGTTACTATTTCGTTGACTGATCCGTCGGGTTTCCATCGCGATTACGAAACTGGTTTATTGAGTAAAGGATCAAGTAAATCATTGGCTGCGACAACTGATTTACTCGGCGGTTCTTCGACAGATTTGACTCAGCTCACTGAGCAGCCTATTGCTCCCGCTGAAGAATTTACTTACGTTGATCCATTTGACACCTCGGGTATCCAAGAACCGGCTCCTGGACACGTCGAGTTAAAATTCCTAGAAAAAGAACTTCTgggagataaaaataaatccgtTGACAGTCTCGACGACGACGACTTTGATCCACGTAAAGAAGAGACAGTTGTCAAGAAACCAGCAGCTGGACCACCCCCACGTCCTCCAGCATTTCATCCCCCAGTTTCAAGCGTAAAAGTATCAGCAGTTAATTTTGAATCCGAAGAGGCAGCTGCTGTAGCTGCTAATCAAATACGCAAGCCTTCAAGACCAGAAATATTGGGTCTAGCTCCGGTTAAAAGTGTTTCCTTTGAATTACCAACCCCATCTCAGCGTCCAGACTTGTTGATTACCAGTGACGAGGAAAAATCAATACATTCTAAGCCACTGACGCCGTATTATacacaaaaatcaattgatgaAATTGCTCATGAAGAAATTCTGCCCGAAGAGGAGGGCAATGTTGATGTAGATCCATTCGACACGAGCTTCGTTGCCAAAGTAACTCCTGGTAAAACAGAGCttaaattaatagaatcaGAGCTCTTGCAAAAACAAGAGACTAAATTAACTCACAGTACCAGCGAACACGACTTTAATCCACGGGAAGCTGGAAAAGTGTCAGCTGGTCGAAGACAAAGTGACTTTGGTGGGACGTCAGTGAGACCCAAAAGTCTTAAATTTGGTGAGGTTACTGAGTCGCTATTGGAAGACGGTACTGAGGTTAAAAGTGTTTATGAAATAAACGAAGCGGCGCATCGCAAAAAACCTGATCAACCCAAACGTCAAGAGAGTTTATTGGACGCTGAAGTTGATGTCAATACCAAAGCTCTGACACCGACTATTGAAAGCAAAGTATCTGAGGAAGACGAAGAAGAAATATCTTATGTTGATCCTTTTGATACGTCAATAGCAAGTAATATTTTGCCAGGTAAAGCTGAATTGAAATTACTTGAAAGTGAGTTAAGTAAAATACCAAATCAAGTTcagcaaattaaaataaatccaatTAGTGCTGATAAACTTTCACGAGCACCGCAACCAGCGACACTTGTAACTGAGGACGACGACTTTGATCCACGTGCTGGTGAAGTTAAAGTGTCACAAGATTTCTTGTCATCTGACGTACAAGAGTCTGGTGATAAAGTTCTTACTCCTGTACTGAGTGAAGACTTTGGCGACGATAGTATTGATCCATTTGACACAAGTTTTGCTAGCATTGGACCTGGCAAAACAGAACTCAGACTTTTGGAATCTGAatta aaaatggattCCAAAGGCGGAAATCCATTTCTGATGGATGATTATCCATCAGAACCAGTATCACAACAGTCAAATCCATTTCTTCAAGACTTTGCTGCAGAATCTGCAGACCCAGCAGCAGCTCCAACAGTCGGCAGTGATaatccattttttaatttcaccgCCGAGCAAAGTTATCAACCACCACAAGCTGACTCAACAAATCCATTTGCATTTTTTGAAGCTCCTGCTGCTGAAGTTCCACCGCAGGAAGAATTCATACCAGCAACAACAGCTGCTGACGTACAGGAAGCAAATCTTCTTGGTACAGATACacaaataaatctatttacgGACCAAGTCCAGCCGGATTATCAACCACAAGAGCCAGCGACAGTAGATTTCAGTTCGCCCCCAAACGAAAAGGTCAAAGTTGAGCCGAGTAATGAAAAACCCACGCCCAAACGTCCTCCACCTCCACCAAGACCTGGTCCACCCCCAGCACCACCACGAAATACTAAAGATTTAATTCTTTCGGTGACTGACGCAATGGATGCTACTTCAAACCATTTACTGGACCGACTCCAAGCAACACGTACGCCCAGCCCTACACTAATGCACTCACCTTCGCCCACGCCCGAGCACAGTTACGCTGATTTCCTTGATGTCGATAACAACATACCAGATTTAATGCCAGATGATACTCAACCAACTAACGATAATCAAAcggaaaatattcttgatatttttgatgGGCCTTCAGCTGAAATAACCGCAGCTTCTATTTTCTCAGCACCCAGCATGGGTATTGACACCAGTATTAGTCAACCTGGCACAGATATTTCGACATTCACTACAACAAATGCTAATCTAATGGCCGAGAATCCATTCGCTGAAGTAAATGAACCCGGTGTCGTTGATGTAGATGTTTCTTATGGATCTAAAGCTGCTGTACCTGAAGAAACTTTGGCAGAAAAGAGACAGTCAATTGACGTCACGACTCCATTTACTGATATGACCACCGAAGATCCAACAAATGTTTCCGTTTCATCAGAAATTGACGAATCTCAATCAAATTTCTTTTCTGTAGGCCAATCGACTGTATCAGATATGACCAGCGCTCCATTCTCAAGCACTCAGGCAGGTTTATTTGACGCGGAACCACTTTTCACAACAGCTTCAACTGCTGAAACAACTCAAGTACCCACAAGTGCATCAACAAATATATTCACATCAGATTTACTCGGCGGTTTCGGTCAACCAGCTGACACAGTAGACGAATTGACATCTTCGAGCCCTACACCGGCCTCAGAATTTCCCGTTGCTGCCTATAAACCCGAGGAGTTGGACAGTTTTGCGGCGGCAACTGAgccaattcaaaataactcCGACGCATTTGATGCATTTGCCAGTAAATTTGACAAAGCTGCTGAACCTGAAGCTGGCGTTGATCCGTTCATGGACGCTTTTGGGTCCGGACAGACTGCCATGGATACTTCGAGTGATGTCTGGGGTGACTCGTCAGCAGCCGGTTCTGAGGGGGCTGCTATCGGATTCGGCGAAAGCGAAGGCTTTGACTCTTTCCTGAGTATGACTGCTCCGCCTCAGGAAGCAGCGGCGAGGATAAAACGTAACGATTCCGCGGATTCTGACGAGGCGCCTGATTTCAGTGTCTTTATAAAACCTAAAGAAGGCACTGAGGCATTCAACGAAGGCGGTCCAGTGCCAGTTTTAGCTCCTCCGCCAAAAAGTCCAATGAATTCGGCTTTCACCGACACATCTCCACGTTTCAATCCCTTCGATAAGTCTGCGGGTTTCGCTCAGGAAGCTGTTGTTCCTTCCGAAATGCCCCAGGTTCCTGAAATGACTCGTACTGATTCTCAA GAAACTCCACCGACTCCATTATTCGATGAAGACGTAAGTCAGCCACTTGAAGATTTTCCCCGAGTAACTTACACTGGTGACGGTTGGGAAATGCACTTACGTCaacctaataaaaaaaaaataacaggcCAGcgtttttggaaaaaaatatttgtacgTTTAGTTTATCAAGGCGATGCGCCTGtgcttcaattatttaacaaaagcGACGATAAAGATCCGTTTCAAGAGCTGCCATTGCTAACATGCTATTCAGTGTCTGACATAGCAGCCCAGCAGTTTGATCAGTATGGGAAAATATTTACGGTAAAACTTCAGTACATATTTTACAAAGAGCGACCAGGTGTCAGACCGGGACAAGTGACCAAAGCCGAAAGACTTACGAACAAATTGAGTCAGTTCGCCGCGTATGCTATTCAGGGCGACTATCAGGGTGTGAAAGAATTCGGTAGCGATTTAAAGAAACTTGGGCTTCCTGTTGAACACGCACCGCAAATATCACAGCTGTTTAAATTAGGATCACTAAATTATGAGGATCTTAAGACGTTTTCTTGCGCTGTTGAAGAAGCGCTTTTTAGGATACCCGCCCAACGCGATCGCGCGTTGACTTACAAAATGGAAGAGGTTCAAATAAATGTCGTTGATGAATTATACGTCGAGCAGAGTGCCACTGGTCATGTGGATAAACAAATAGCGCGGGTGAGATTATTCTTCTTGGGTTTTCTTACCGGAATGCCGGATGTTGAACTGGGGATCAATGATATGTGGCGACAGGGTAAAGAAGTCGTTGGCAGACATGATATTATCCCGGTGGTTACCGAAGAATGGATCAGACTGGAAAGTGTTGAGTTTCACTCTTGTGTCCAGCCGGACGAGTATGAAAAATCTAGGATTATCAA GTTCAAACCACCCGATGCATGCTATATTGAACTAATGAGATTCCGGGTAAGGCCACCGAAGAATCGAGAGTTGCCACTTCAGCTAAAAGCTGTAATGTGTGTTACAGGAAATAAG GTTGAATTACGTGCGGACATTTTGGTTCCGGGATTTGCGTCGCGTAAACTTGGGCAGATACCTTGCGAAGACGTGATGGTACGGTTTCCAATACCCGAGTGCTGGATTTATCTATTTAGAGTGGAAAAACACTTTAGATATGGCTCAGTAAAGTCGGCTCATAGAAGAACAGGAAAAATAAAAGGTATTGAGAGATTTCTGGGCGCAGTTGATACTCTCGAGCCCCAACTGATGGAAGTAACATCTGGGCAAGCTAAATATGAACATCAGCATCGAGCTATTGTTTGGAGAATGCCTCGATTGCCCAAAGAAGGCCaag gcgcATATACAACACATGGACTTGTTTGTCGTATGTGCTTGACATCTTATGATCAGATACCAGAAAAGTTGGCGGAATATGCGTATGTCGAATTTACGATGCCTGCTACTCAAGTGTCACATACGACAGCAAGAAGTGTCAGTTTGCAAAATAGTGACAGTGATAATCCGCCAGAAAAATATGTGAGAAATCTCTCGAGACATGAATacag GGTTGGCATTGAACACACGCAGGGAGAAGGACCAGGTGCTTACGTATCAGcgactaaaaaaattcccgaaaGTACTCCAGAGACTCACGAAGAACCAGTTCACCCAGCGGCTGCTGAGTCTGACTCTGATTCTTCggaataa